A genomic stretch from Seriola aureovittata isolate HTS-2021-v1 ecotype China chromosome 13, ASM2101889v1, whole genome shotgun sequence includes:
- the zfp36l1a gene encoding mRNA decay activator protein ZFP36L1a translates to MTTAVVSPFFDFEVMNKNNKLLSYNNNLGAPHPMSVPCTGTNMPISSPTGALLDRKAVGSPSVGGVYQRRHSVSSTKFSQNQFLNSLKAADHSSLISGVGNASNNKENRLRDRSFSETGERLINKCLGPASPTSGSSQVNSSRYKTELCRPFEENGSCKYGDKCQFAHGIHELRSLSRHPKYKTELCRTFHTIGFCPYGPRCHFIHNAEERRGPPQQSSPLNPSNKMERPRLQHSYSFAGFSSSAGLRDSPTSVTPPPMFFPDEGADWPSSNPFTYSSQELANLFGPSLSTGPVGTEPNTPAPPSPTSTPYYFRPMLESPQMFESPSSPPDSLSDQEGYQSSSGGSLSGSESPTLDTTRRLPIFSRLSISDD, encoded by the exons ATGACCACAGCCGTGGTATCGCCTTTCTTCGACTTCGAAGTAATGAACAAG AACAACAAACTGCTCAGCTACAACAATAACCTGGGTGCCCCCCATCCCATGTCTGTCCCTTGCACTGGCACCAATATGCCCATTTCCAGCCCCACCGGAGCCCTGCTGGACAGGAAAGCGGTGGGATCTCCCTCAGTGGGAGGTGTGTACCAGCGGCGGCACTCGGTCAGCAGCACAAAGTTCAGTCAGAACCAGTTTCTGAACAGCCTGAAGGCAGCGGACCACTCCTCACTCATCTCAGGGGTTGGCAATGCCAGCAACAACAAGGAGAACCGCCTGCGAGACCGCTCCTTCTCTGAGACAGGTGAGAGGCTCATTAACAAGTGCCTGGGCCCAGCCAGTCCCACCAGCGGCAGTAGCCAAGTGAACTCCAGCCGATACAAGACGGAGCTTTGCAGGCCCTTTGAGGAGAATGGTTCCTGCAAATATGGCGACAAATGCCAGTTTGCTCATGGAATCCATGAACTGCGCAGCCTGAGCCGCCATCCCAAATACAAAACTGAGCTGTGCCGTACCTTCCACACCATCGGTTTCTGCCCCTATGGGCCTCGCTGCCATTTCATCCACAATGCTGAGGAGCGCCGTGGACCTCCCCAGCAGTCCTCCCCTCTAAACCCTTCCAACAAGATGGAAAGGCCTCGACTGCAGCACAGCTACAGCTTCGCAGGCTTCTCCAGCTCAGCTGGGCTGAGAGACAGCCCCACCTCGGTCACCCCTCCACCCATGTTCTTCCCTGATGAAGGCGCCGACTGGCCCAGCAGTAACCCCTTCACCTACTCCAGCCAGGAGCTGGCCAACCTGTTTGGGCCCAGCCTCAGTACTGGTCCTGTAGGCACAGAGCCCAACACCCCTGCACCTCCCTCTCCAACAAGCACACCTTACTATTTCAGACCCATGTTGGAGTCCCCTCAGATGTTCGAGTCTCCATCCAGCCCTCCTGACTCTCTGTCAGACCAAGAGGGCTACCAGAGCAGCTCTGGAGGCAGCCTGAGTGGCTCCGAGTCCCCCACGCTGGACACCACCCGCCGCCTTCCCATCTTCAGCCGCCTCTCCATCTCTGATGACTAA